The following nucleotide sequence is from Callithrix jacchus isolate 240 chromosome 12, calJac240_pri, whole genome shotgun sequence.
GGGAACTATCAGAAGCAGTGTCCTACCTGTGGTAAAATAACCAGATAATACATAGCAGGAAGTCCAAGATTATAGGATTGTATGACTGGTCATTAAATATCTCCAGTGTCAGCAGTTGATTCTTTGAGATCATAATAATTCTGTGATCTTCAACATAACAATGAAACATTGTTTGTCTGTTGTCTTTTATATAAATGTGGTTATGAaggtaaattaagaaaattttatgagAGGAAGTTGAACTGAAAACTGAAGTTGGACTATTACCTGGGTGTAATATTTCCGGTTGAATATGGACACTAATGAAATAGAATGTGATGAAAAAAGCTTTCAGATTCTTATCTTACCattgttataaatttttataaacttgTTGCAATACCCAAAACAGTTGTAGAAAAGCtatacttgaaaacagagggCGGAAAAGATATCTAATACATTTCATCAAATTTGAGCTATTCACTTCTCCTTACCCATCTTCCTACGTCAAACTTCTGTGCCTGGGTTGCTCCGTTATCCTATGTGTCACTGCCTCCTAGACCTTCTTGACACCAGAATTCTTTTATTTACCAATCTGTTAACAATGTGTTCATTAAGCAAGTATTTATCAAAGGGCTGTTATGTCCTCTACAATCTTAGGATAATATCAGTTGAACATGGAAAGTTGGTGGCTGTAAGATAAGCAGTGCCCTTGTAACCATTCTGCCAAGGATCATAGCTTGTTAAATTTGAGGAGccacatatatttataaagtatttgtcatttttcttaagtttgaTTTAGTGTCATTGGCCTAACACTTTATAAATAGTTGTACTTCTCCTTTATCCTAGATATAAACCACAGTACTTCAGGATCCCATTATGAAAATTCCCAGCGGGGACTTGTGTCTTCTACATGTGATTCTAGCACAAACTGTAAGAATGCTGTTGTAAGTGACTTGTCTGGAAAAGAAGCATGGCCCTCAGTCCCTGGCAGTGATCCGGAGTTGGCTTCAGAATGTATGGATGCTGATTCTGCCTCCAGTTCTGAATCAGAGAGAAACATCACTATCATGGCTTCAGGGAACACAGGTGGTGAAAAAGATGGCCTTCGGAATAGCACTGGACTTGGTTCCCAAAACAAGTTTGTAGTTGGTAGCAGCAGCAATAATGTGGGCCATGGAAGTAGTACTGGGCCATGGGGTTTTTCCCATGGAGCCATAATAAGCACATGTCAGGTCTCTGTGGATGCTCCTGAAAGCAAATCTGAAAGTAGCAACAATAGAATGAATGCTTGGGGCACTGTAAGTTCTTCATCAAATGGAGGAttaaatccaagcactttgaattCAGCTAGcaaccatggtgcctggccagtATTAGAGAACAATGGACTTGCCCTAAAAGGGCCTGTAGGGAGTGGTAGTTCTGGTATCAATATTCAGTGCAGTTCTGTAGGCCAGATGCCTAACAATCAGAGTATTAACTCTAAAGTGAGTGGTGGTTCTACCCATGGTACCTGGGGAAGCCTTCAGGAAACTTGTGAATCTGAAGTAAGTGGTACACAGAAGGTTTCATTCAGTGGTCAACCTCAAAATATTACCACTGAAATGACTGGACCAAATAACACTACTAACTTTATGACCTCTAGTTTACCAAACTCCGGTTCAGTGCAGAATAATGAGCTGCCCAGTAGTAATACAGGGGCCTGGCGTGTGAGCACAATGAATCATCCTCAGATGCAGGCTCCATCAGGTATGAATGGCACTTCCCTTTCTCACCTTAGCAATGGAGAGTCAAAAAGTGGAGGCTCTTATGGTACTACATGGGGTGCCTATGGTTCTAATTACTCTGGAGACAAATGTTCAGGCCCTAATGGCCAAGCTAATGGTGACACTGTGAATGCAACTCTAATGCAGCCTGGCGTAAATGGGCCTATGGGCACTAACTTTCAAGTTAACACAAACAAAGGAGGTGGCGTGTGGGAATCTGGTGCAGCAAACTCCCAGAGTACGTCATGGGGAAGTGGAAATGGTGCGAATTCTGGAGGAAGTCGAAGAGGATGGGGAACCCCTGCACAAAACACTGGCACTAATTTACCCAGCGTTGAATGGAACAAACTGCCTAGCAATCAGCATTCCAATGACAGTGCAAATGGCAATGGTAAGAAGTTTACAAATGGATGGAAATCTACTGAGGAAGAGGATCAGGGTTCTGCCACATCTCAGACAAATGAGCAAAGCAGTGTGTGGGCCAAAACAGGAGGTACAGTGGAGAGCGATGGTAGTACAGAAAGCACTGGACGCCTTGAGGAAAAAGGAACTGGGGAAAGTCAGAgtagagacagaagaaaaattgATCAGCACACATTACTCCAAAGCATTGTAAACAGAACTGACTTAGATCCACGTGTCCTGTCCAACTCTGGTTGGGGACAGACTCCTATTAAGCAGAATACTGCCTGGGATACGGAAACATCACCTAGAGGGGAACGAAAGACTGACAATGGGACAGAGGCCTGGGGAAGCTCTGCAACACAGACTTTTAACTCAGGGGCATCTATAGATAAGACTAGCCCTAATAGTAATGATACCTCATCTGTATCGGGGTGGGGCGATCCCAAACCTGCTCTGAGGTGGGGAGATTCCAAAGGCTCAAACTGCCAGGGGGGGTGGGAAGATGATTCTGCTGCTACAGGAATGGTCAAGAGCAATCAGTGGGGGAATTGCAAAGAGGAGAAGGCTGCATGGAATGATTCGCAAAAGAACAAACAGGGATGGGGTGATGGACAGAAATCAAGCCAAGGGTGGTCTGTTTCTGCCAGTGATAACTGGGGAGAAACTTCAAGGAGTAACCATTGGGGTGAGGCCAATAAGAAATCCAGCTCAGGAGGTAGTGACAGCGACAGGTCCGTTTCTGGTTGGAATGAACTTGGTAAAACTAGTTCTTTTACTTGGGGAAATAACATAAATCCAAATAATTCATCAGGATGGGATGAATCTTCTAAACCTACTCCTTCCCAGGGATGGGGAGACCCTCCAAAGTCTAATCAGTCTCTAGGTTGGGGAGATTCGTCAAAGCCAGTCAGTTCTCCAGACTGGAACAAGCAACAAGACATTGTTGGATCTTGGGGAATCCCACCAGCTACAGGCAAACCTCCTGGTACAGGCTGGCTGGGGGGACCTATACCAGCCCCAACAAAAGAAGAAGAACCCACAGGCTGGGAGGAACCATCCCCAGAATCTATACGTCGCAAAATGGAGATTGATGATGGAACTTCAGCTTGGGGAGATCCAAGCAAATACAACTACAAAAATGTGAACATGTGGAACAAAAATGTCCCAAATGGCAACAGCCGTTCAGACCAGCAAGCACAGGTACATCAGCTGCTACCACCTGCAAGTGCCATCTCAAACAAAGAGGCAAGCGGTGGCTCCGGTAAGTTTCTCTCTTATGGAATCAAGCCTTGTTTTAACTTACTGTTATTATAAGATTTGTATAACAAAGTGCTTGGATATGCACACAAAGGCTGTTGAGTGTAATCCAGAAGCAACTTGAAGAAAATTATAGGGGTGATGTTTACCACCAGAGAACAGAGCTCCACTTTTGACAGTGTTGTCTGTGAGTCCTGCACACTTCATTCTCTATTGGAAATGCAACAGAAGGCGAATTGGACAAGGGCAGTCAAGTGGGAATGCTGTACACTTCTCTGAGTTGTTTTGGTTTTAACTTCTGGTTTTATTATTCGACTAAAATGTCTCCAGAAATGAAACAAGTATCTCAGAAATACAGTACTCTCTAAACATTAGGTACTATATTTGGCtttagaaggttttttttttaagtaggtgaGAAATTCAACTCTACTTAGATACAGTATTTATGTTTGTGTATTTAATCTAGTATATTCTTACTTTCCTCTCTTATTATGAACTAATTCCTGTCTCTGAAAATTATCCTGACAACATTTTCATTAAGTGTGATTGGCTACATTGTCTTAATAGTCTCATTGGAAGCAGATAAGGGAGTGCTTTCATGAGCTAACTTTTTAgcacttaatttttcttttttagtctaaGTATAGTTTGTTGTATTAATTTAGGTTTGATTCTTAAAAGGAAGAATATAGCTAAGATGAAGCATgttggctttgattttttttttcctttggacaaCCTCAGCCTAatacttcaaattttaaaataagcattgtTCAGCATGTGTAAAAAGTAGGTGACCCATTATTGTT
It contains:
- the TNRC6A gene encoding trinucleotide repeat-containing gene 6A protein isoform X31, translated to MRELEAKATKDVERNLSRDLVQEEEQLMEEKKKKKDDKKKKEAAQKKATEQKIKDINHSTSGSHYENSQRGLVSSTCDSSTNCKNAVVSDLSGKEAWPSVPGSDPELASECMDADSASSSESERNITIMASGNTGGEKDGLRNSTGLGSQNKFVVGSSSNNVGHGSSTGPWGFSHGAIISTCQVSVDAPESKSESSNNRMNAWGTVSSSSNGGLNPSTLNSASNHGAWPVLENNGLALKGPVGSGSSGINIQCSSVGQMPNNQSINSKVSGGSTHGTWGSLQETCESEVSGTQKVSFSGQPQNITTEMTGPNNTTNFMTSSLPNSGSVQNNELPSSNTGAWRVSTMNHPQMQAPSGMNGTSLSHLSNGESKSGGSYGTTWGAYGSNYSGDKCSGPNGQANGDTVNATLMQPGVNGPMGTNFQVNTNKGGGVWESGAANSQSTSWGSGNGANSGGSRRGWGTPAQNTGTNLPSVEWNKLPSNQHSNDSANGNGKKFTNGWKSTEEEDQGSATSQTNEQSSVWAKTGGTVESDGSTESTGRLEEKGTGESQSRDRRKIDQHTLLQSIVNRTDLDPRVLSNSGWGQTPIKQNTAWDTETSPRGERKTDNGTEAWGSSATQTFNSGASIDKTSPNSNDTSSVSGWGDPKPALRWGDSKGSNCQGGWEDDSAATGMVKSNQWGNCKEEKAAWNDSQKNKQGWGDGQKSSQGWSVSASDNWGETSRSNHWGEANKKSSSGGSDSDRSVSGWNELGKTSSFTWGNNINPNNSSGWDESSKPTPSQGWGDPPKSNQSLGWGDSSKPVSSPDWNKQQDIVGSWGIPPATGKPPGTGWLGGPIPAPTKEEEPTGWEEPSPESIRRKMEIDDGTSAWGDPSKYNYKNVNMWNKNVPNGNSRSDQQAQVHQLLPPASAISNKEASGGSGPKSMQDGWCGDDMPLPGNRPTGWEEEEDVEIGMWNSNSSQELNSSLNWPPYTKKMSSKGLSGKKRRRERGMMKGGNKQEEAWINPFVKQFSNISFSRDSPEENVQSNKMDLSGGMLQDKRMEIDKHSLNIGDYNRTVGKGPGSRPQISKESSMERNPYFDKNGNPSMFGVGNTAAQPRGMQQPPAQPLSSSQPNLRAQVPPPLLSPQVPVSLLKYAPNNGGLNPLFGPQQVAMLNQLNQLSQISQLQRLLAQQQRAQSQRSVPSGNRPQQDQQGRPLSVQQQMMQQSRQLDPNLLVKQQTPPSQQQPLHQPAMKSFLDNVMPHTTPELQKGPSPINAFSNFPIGLNSNLNVNMDMNSIKEPQSRLRKWTTVDSISVNTSLDQNSSKYGAISSGFRLEESPFVPYDFMNSSTSPASPPGSIGDGWPRAKSPNGSSSVNWPPEFRPGEPWKGYPNIDPETDPYVTPGSVINNLSINTVREVDHLRDRNSGSSSSLNTTLPSTSAWSSIRASNYNVPLSSTAQSTSARNSDSKLTWSPGSVTNTSLAHELWKVPLPPKNITAPSRPPPGLTGQKPPLSTWDNSPLRVGGGWGNSDARYTPGSSWGESSSGRITNWLVLKNLTPQIDGSTLRTLCMQHGPLITFHLNLPHGNALVRYSSKEEVVKAQKSLHMCVLGNTTILAEFASEEEISRFFAQSQSLTPSPGWQSLGSSQSRLGSLDCSHSFSSRTDLNHWNGAGLSGTNCGDLHGTSLWGTPHYSTSLWGPPSSSDPRGISSPSPINAFLSVDHLGGGGESM
- the TNRC6A gene encoding trinucleotide repeat-containing gene 6A protein isoform X34, which produces MRELEAKATKDVERNLSRDLVQEEEQLMEEKKKKKDDKKKKEAAQKKATEQKIKDINHSTSGSHYENSQRGLVSSTCDSSTNCKNAVVSDLSGKEAWPSVPGSDPELASECMDADSASSSESERNITIMASGNTGGEKDGLRNSTGLGSQNKFVVGSSSNNVGHGSSTGPWGFSHGAIISTCQVSVDAPESKSESSNNRMNAWGTVSSSSNGGLNPSTLNSASNHGAWPVLENNGLALKGPVGSGSSGINIQCSSVGQMPNNQSINSKVSGGSTHGTWGSLQETCESEVSGTQKVSFSGQPQNITTEMTGPNNTTNFMTSSLPNSGSVQNNELPSSNTGAWRVSTMNHPQMQAPSGMNGTSLSHLSNGESKSGGSYGTTWGAYGSNYSGDKCSGPNGQANGDTVNATLMQPGVNGPMGTNFQVNTNKGGGVWESGAANSQSTSWGSGNGANSGGSRRGWGTPAQNTGTNLPSVEWNKLPSNQHSNDSANGNGKKFTNGWKSTEEEDQGSATSQTNEQSSVWAKTGGTVESDGSTESTGRLEEKGTGESQSRDRRKIDQHTLLQSIVNRTDLDPRVLSNSGWGQTPIKQNTAWDTETSPRGERKTDNGTEAWGSSATQTFNSGASIDKTSPNSNDTSSVSGWGDPKPALRWGDSKGSNCQGGWEDDSAATGMVKSNQWGNCKEEKAAWNDSQKNKQGWGDGQKSSQGWSVSASDNWGETSRSNHWGEANKKSSSGGSDSDRSVSGWNELGKTSSFTWGNNINPNNSSGWDESSKPTPSQGWGDPPKSNQSLGWGDSSKPVSSPDWNKQQDIVGSWGIPPATGKPPGTGWLGGPIPAPTKEEEPTGWEEPSPESIRRKMEIDDGTSAWGDPSKYNYKNVNMWNKNVPNGNSRSDQQAQVHQLLPPASAISNKEASGGSGPKSMQDGWCGDDMPLPGNRPTGWEEEEDVEIGMWNSNSSQELNSSLNWPPYTKKMSSKGLSGKKRRRERGMMKGGNKQEEAWINPFVKQFSNISFSRDSPEENVQSNKMDLSGGMLQDKRMEIDKHSLNIGDYNRTVGKGPGSRPQISKESSMERNPYFDKNGNPSMFGVGNTAAQPRGMQQPPAQPLSSSQPNLRAQVPPPLLSPQVAMLNQLNQLSQISQLQRLLAQQQRAQSQRSVPSGNRPQQDQQGRPLSVQQQMMQQSRQLDPNLLVKQQTPPSQQQPLHQPAMKSFLDNVMPHTTPELQKGPSPINAFSNFPIGLNSNLNVNMDMNSIKEPQSRLRKWTTVDSISVNTSLDQNSSKYGAISSGFRLEESPFVPYDFMNSSTSPASPPGSIGDGWPRAKSPNGSSSVNWPPEFRPGEPWKGYPNIDPETDPYVTPGSVINNLSINTVREVDHLRDRNSGSSSSLNTTLPSTSAWSSIRASNYNVPLSSTAQSTSARNSDSKLTWSPGSVTNTSLAHELWKVPLPPKNITAPSRPPPGLTGQKPPLSTWDNSPLRVGGGWGNSDARYTPGSSWGESSSGRITNWLVLKNLTPQIDGSTLRTLCMQHGPLITFHLNLPHGNALVRYSSKEEVVKAQKSLHMCVLGNTTILAEFASEEEISRFFAQSQSLTPSPGWQSLGSSQSRLGSLDCSHSFSSRTDLNHWNGAGLSGTNCGDLHGTSLWGTPHYSTSLWGPPSSSDPRGISSPSPINAFLSVDHLGGGGESM
- the TNRC6A gene encoding trinucleotide repeat-containing gene 6A protein isoform X39, giving the protein MDADSASSSESERNITIMASGNTGGEKDGLRNSTGLGSQNKFVVGSSSNNVGHGSSTGPWGFSHGAIISTCQVSVDAPESKSESSNNRMNAWGTVSSSSNGGLNPSTLNSASNHGAWPVLENNGLALKGPVGSGSSGINIQCSSVGQMPNNQSINSKVSGGSTHGTWGSLQETCESEVSGTQKVSFSGQPQNITTEMTGPNNTTNFMTSSLPNSGSVQNNELPSSNTGAWRVSTMNHPQMQAPSGMNGTSLSHLSNGESKSGGSYGTTWGAYGSNYSGDKCSGPNGQANGDTVNATLMQPGVNGPMGTNFQVNTNKGGGVWESGAANSQSTSWGSGNGANSGGSRRGWGTPAQNTGTNLPSVEWNKLPSNQHSNDSANGNGKKFTNGWKSTEEEDQGSATSQTNEQSSVWAKTGGTVESDGSTESTGRLEEKGTGESQSRDRRKIDQHTLLQSIVNRTDLDPRVLSNSGWGQTPIKQNTAWDTETSPRGERKTDNGTEAWGSSATQTFNSGASIDKTSPNSNDTSSVSGWGDPKPALRWGDSKGSNCQGGWEDDSAATGMVKSNQWGNCKEEKAAWNDSQKNKQGWGDGQKSSQGWSVSASDNWGETSRSNHWGEANKKSSSGGSDSDRSVSGWNELGKTSSFTWGNNINPNNSSGWDESSKPTPSQGWGDPPKSNQSLGWGDSSKPVSSPDWNKQQDIVGSWGIPPATGKPPGTGWLGGPIPAPTKEEEPTGWEEPSPESIRRKMEIDDGTSAWGDPSKYNYKNVNMWNKNVPNGNSRSDQQAQVHQLLPPASAISNKEASGGSGPKSMQDGWCGDDMPLPGNRPTGWEEEEDVEIGMWNSNSSQELNSSLNWPPYTKKMSSKGLSGKKRRRERGMMKGGNKQEEAWINPFVKQFSNISFSRDSPEENVQSNKMDLSGGMLQDKRMEIDKHSLNIGDYNRTVGKGPGSRPQISKESSMERNPYFDKNGNPSMFGVGNTAAQPRGMQQPPAQPLSSSQPNLRAQVPPPLLSPQVPVSLLKYAPNNGGLNPLFGPQQVAMLNQLNQLSQISQLQRLLAQQQRAQSQRSVPSGNRPQQDQQGRPLSVQQQMMQQSRQLDPNLLVKQQTPPSQQQPLHQPAMKSFLDNVMPHTTPELQKGPSPINAFSNFPIGLNSNLNVNMDMNSIKEPQSRLRKWTTVDSISVNTSLDQNSSKYGAISSGFRLEESPFVPYDFMNSSTSPASPPGSIGDGWPRAKSPNGSSSVNWPPEFRPGEPWKGYPNIDPETDPYVTPGSVINNLSINTVREVDHLRDRNSGSSSSLNTTLPSTSAWSSIRASNYNVPLSSTAQSTSARNSDSKLTWSPGSVTNTSLAHELWKVPLPPKNITAPSRPPPGLTGQKPPLSTWDNSPLRVGGGWGNSDARYTPGSSWGESSSGRITNWLVLKNLTPQIDGSTLRTLCMQHGPLITFHLNLPHGNALVRYSSKEEVVKAQKSLHMCVLGNTTILAEFASEEEISRFFAQSQSLTPSPGWQSLGSSQSRLGSLDCSHSFSSRTDLNHWNGAGLSGTNCGDLHGTSLWGTPHYSTSLWGPPSSSDPRGISSPSPINAFLSVDHLGGGGESM